A DNA window from Vigna angularis cultivar LongXiaoDou No.4 chromosome 1, ASM1680809v1, whole genome shotgun sequence contains the following coding sequences:
- the LOC108321017 gene encoding E3 ubiquitin-protein ligase SINA-like 10 yields the protein MVKISVGGYDDGEGPSNRNQKRRREEEEEDQEEEERSTQRSFEIVDRSIELQEREDHHPAPPQRATPNGSASNATRVRSIPIFVSDPDVLDCCICYEPLSAPVFQCENGHIACSNCCVRLKNKCPMCLMPIGYNRCRAIEKVLDSIKMSCPNANYGCTETFCYSKKNDHEKECIYLPCLCPHSGCDFVASSKELFLHVSHRHVDSGTLFTYDKFFTVIFNADQKTIVLQEKNDGNLFIVHNNHEQLGHKVRISCIGPKSTGEFQYEVLARFRGSSLILQSFTKIIQGQYADPPSNAFLLIPSGFFGPLQLKLDIRIKSH from the exons atggTGAAAATTTCAGTTGGTGGGTATGATGACGGAGAAGGACCCAGCAACCGCAACCAGAAGCGACGAagggaagaggaggaggaggatcaagaagaagaagaacgaaGCACGCAACGAAGCTTTGAAATTGTTGACCGTTCAATTGAACTTCAAGAGCGTGAAGATCATCATCCTGCTCCACCCCAACGTGCTACCCCAAATGGGTCTGCAAGCAATGCCACCAGAGTTAGGTCCATTCCAATCTTCGTTTCAGACCCTGATGTCCTCGATTGCTGCATTTGCTATGAACCCTTGAGTGCTCCTGTCTTCCAG TGTGAGAATGGACACATAGCTTGCTCTAATTGCTGTGTCAGACTCAAGAACAAGTGTCCCATGTGTTTGATGCCCATTGGGTATAACCGTTGTCGGGCTATTGAGAAGGTGTTGGACTCTATTAAAATGTCGTGTCCGAATGCAAATTATGGATGCACAGAAACGTTTTGTTACAGCAAGAAAAACGATCATGAGAAGGAATGCATCTATCTGCCATGTCTATGCCCACATAGTGGTTGTGATTTTGTTGCCTCGTCCAAGGAGTTATTCCTCCACGTCAGCCACAGACATGTAGACTCTGGAACACTGTTTACATATGATAAATTTTTCACAGTCATCTTCAATGCTGATCAGAAAACAATTGTTCTTCAAGAGAAAAATGATGGTAATCTGTTTATTGTTCACAATAACCATGAGCAGCTGGGACATAAAGTTCGCATTAGTTGCATCGGCCCCAAGTCCACGGGAGAGTTTCAGTATGAAGTTCTGGCTAGGTTTCGAGGAAGCAGTCTAATACTGCAATCTTTTACCAAGATCATTCAAGGTCAATATGCTGATCCTCCTTCAAACGCGTTCCTTTTGATTCCTTCTGGGTTTTTTGGCCCTCTACAACTGAAACTAGACATTCGCATTAAGTCACATTAA
- the LOC108321026 gene encoding uncharacterized protein LOC108321026 — MPLYRQKCETAKKNRTSEKGGCLHTGGSISVHEHAIRLSQELGRSVHVDEIFQQTHIRQSTGEFVDERSRRTHEQFVAKFSQIRSETASVGVSASSPLDPAEEERLRNRCWLEAIGGRYKGRVYGIGNVSSQDDCVDSYIQQTQASSSAQQQNLEEIVNLKSQLQQYGQQLQKFEGFIGVILLFLPPSAATAAQDFLNLQNPQLQNEVPNDVQPEQQPPEQQPPHQQPTDEQAEDGNDYMHY; from the exons ATGCCACTTTATAGACAAAAGTGTGAAACAGCAAAGAAGAATCGGACATCTGAAAAGGGTGGTTGTTTGCACACTGGAGGGTCTATAAGCGTGCATGAGCATGCTATTCGTTTG TCACAGGAGCTTGGTCGGTCTgtgcatgttgatgaaatatttcagcaGACACATATTCGTCAATCAACAGGGGAATTTGTGGACGAAAGGTCTAGGCGGACCCAT gaacaatttgttgcaaaattttctcaaataagatcTGAGACTGCATCTGTTGGTGTCTCAGCATCTTCTCCTCTAGACCCTGCGGAGGAGGAAAGATTGAGAAACCGATGTTGGTTAGAGGCTATTGGTGGAAGATACAAGGGACGCGTATATGGCATTGGAAATGTCAGTTCCCAAGATGACTGTGTCGATAGTTACATCCAACAGACACAGGCATCTTCTTCTgctcaacaacaaaatttagaaGAAATTGTTAATCTCAAATCGCAGTTACAACAATATGGTCAGCAGCTTCAAAAGTTTGAAGGCTTTATTGGCGTCATCCTGCTATTCCTTCCGCCTTCAGCAGCCACAGCTGCACAAGACTTTTTAAACCTTCAAAATCCTCAACTTCAAAATGAAGTACCCAATGATGTCCAACCAGAACAGCAACCTCCAGAACAGCAACCACCACACCAGCAACCAACAGATGAACAAGCAGAAGATGGAAATGATTATATGCATTATTAG